The following are encoded together in the Arvicanthis niloticus isolate mArvNil1 chromosome 9, mArvNil1.pat.X, whole genome shotgun sequence genome:
- the M6pr gene encoding cation-dependent mannose-6-phosphate receptor isoform X1 → MFPFSGCWRTELLLLLLLAVAVRESWQIEEKSCDLVGEKDKESKNEVALLERLRPLFDKSFESTVGQGSDTYSYIFRVCREAGNHSSGAGLVQINKSNEKETVVGRINETHIFNGSNWIMLIYKGGDEYDNHCGKEQRRAVVMISCNRHTLADNFNPVSEERGKVHDCFYLFEMDSSLACSPEVSHLSVGSILLVIFASLVAVYIIGGFLYQRLVVGAKGMEQFPHLAFWQDLGNLVADGCDFVCRSKPRNVPAAYRGVGDDQLGEESEERDDHLLPM, encoded by the exons ATGTTCCCCTTCTCTGGCTGCTGGAGGACTGAGCTGTTACTGCTGCTACTCCTGGCTGTGGCTGTGAGAGAATCCTGGCAGATAGAAGAAAAATCTTGTGACCTGGTAGGAGAAAAGGATAAGGAGTCAAAGAATGAGGTGGCTCTCCTGGAGAGGTTACGGCCACTGTTTGACAAAAG TTTTGAGAGTACTGTGGGCCAGGGCTCAGACACATACAGCTACATATTCAGAGTATGCCGGGAAGCTGGCAACCACTCCTCTGGGGCCGGCCTGGTCCAGATCAACAAAAGCAATGAGAAGGAGACGGTGGTTGGGAGAATCAATGAGACTCACATCTTCAATGGAA GTAATTGGATCATGCTGATATATAAAGGGGGTGACGAATATGACAACCACTGTGGCAAAGAGCAGCGTCGTGCAGTGGTGATGATCTCCTGCAATCGACACACACTAGCG GATAATTTTAACCCAGTGTCAGAGGAACGAGGCAAAGTCCACGATTGCTTCTACCTCTTTGAGATGGATAGCAGCCTAGCCTGTTCACCAGAGGTCTCACACCTCAGTGTGGGCTCAATCTTACTTGTCAT ATTTGCATCGTTGGTTGCTGTTTATATCATTGGGGGTTTCTTATACCAGCGACTGGTAGTGGGGGCCAAGGGAATGGAGCAGTTTCCTCATCTGGCCTTCTGGCAGGATCTTGGCAACCTAGTAGCT GATGGTTGTGACTTTGTGTGCCGTTCCAAACCCCGCAATGTGCCTGCGGCCTACCGTGGAGTTGGAGATGACCAGCtgggggaggagtcagaagaaagGGATGATCATTTACTACCGATGTGA
- the M6pr gene encoding cation-dependent mannose-6-phosphate receptor isoform X2 has translation MLIYKGGDEYDNHCGKEQRRAVVMISCNRHTLADNFNPVSEERGKVHDCFYLFEMDSSLACSPEVSHLSVGSILLVIFASLVAVYIIGGFLYQRLVVGAKGMEQFPHLAFWQDLGNLVADGCDFVCRSKPRNVPAAYRGVGDDQLGEESEERDDHLLPM, from the exons ATGCTGATATATAAAGGGGGTGACGAATATGACAACCACTGTGGCAAAGAGCAGCGTCGTGCAGTGGTGATGATCTCCTGCAATCGACACACACTAGCG GATAATTTTAACCCAGTGTCAGAGGAACGAGGCAAAGTCCACGATTGCTTCTACCTCTTTGAGATGGATAGCAGCCTAGCCTGTTCACCAGAGGTCTCACACCTCAGTGTGGGCTCAATCTTACTTGTCAT ATTTGCATCGTTGGTTGCTGTTTATATCATTGGGGGTTTCTTATACCAGCGACTGGTAGTGGGGGCCAAGGGAATGGAGCAGTTTCCTCATCTGGCCTTCTGGCAGGATCTTGGCAACCTAGTAGCT GATGGTTGTGACTTTGTGTGCCGTTCCAAACCCCGCAATGTGCCTGCGGCCTACCGTGGAGTTGGAGATGACCAGCtgggggaggagtcagaagaaagGGATGATCATTTACTACCGATGTGA